In a single window of the Blastopirellula marina genome:
- a CDS encoding DUF1559 domain-containing protein: MLVRTLSLTLILGTLLIANVATAQENVGTEFLSPRATVAVLAKPKAIYGSPLLQMVPWEVLNVKSQELAGVPIGDIDSMLVVASPPGATGRPEVGVIVKLNQPTPLDKVLVPIREAGELTAAIWPGTQKTYLKGSPQVMFDVFPVDDNTYILAMPEALKAMLAQREKPQPSVLAKLIESDSQPVEAQAFMVMEPVRDLAQFLLSDPKLNAFSSLRDLPQQLEHAQLIGNLDMEQGGFTLKLTAKNPDEAAELQETVSKLLDNAVKLAIQMAEPPKTNDAEETAYRQYVERVSKTLRAALEPKLEGKQVTLTTVGKPGTSPQVIFASGTAVLMPAIAAARASAFRSGSVNNMKQILLAFHNYYDTFGKMPANSVDENGKPLLSWRVHILPFLEQQALYNQFHLDEPWDSEHNRKLAATIPLQYVTPSDRQELVAQGKTRYQLPLGEGYPASTGKRLRFQDITDGTSNTIAVAEVPASDAVIWTRPDDFHVNVNAPLESFLPGDAAGFNAARYDGSVQYMSKKDLTEVILKALLTHQGGEVDNY; this comes from the coding sequence ATGCTTGTCCGTACCCTATCACTCACGCTAATCCTTGGCACACTGCTCATCGCCAACGTAGCGACGGCCCAAGAGAACGTGGGAACCGAGTTTCTCTCGCCGCGAGCTACCGTCGCAGTCCTCGCTAAACCCAAGGCGATCTACGGTAGCCCACTGCTCCAAATGGTCCCGTGGGAAGTCTTGAATGTAAAGTCGCAAGAACTCGCTGGCGTACCGATTGGTGACATCGACTCAATGCTAGTTGTGGCCTCGCCGCCTGGCGCAACAGGACGACCAGAGGTGGGTGTTATTGTGAAGCTGAATCAGCCGACACCTCTCGACAAGGTGCTCGTTCCGATTCGTGAAGCAGGTGAATTGACCGCCGCAATATGGCCAGGGACACAAAAGACGTATTTGAAGGGATCGCCTCAAGTGATGTTCGATGTGTTTCCTGTCGACGACAATACATACATTTTGGCGATGCCAGAGGCCCTGAAGGCGATGCTGGCTCAAAGAGAAAAGCCTCAACCAAGCGTTCTCGCCAAATTGATCGAGAGTGATAGCCAACCCGTCGAAGCCCAGGCCTTCATGGTTATGGAACCCGTCCGCGACCTGGCGCAGTTTCTACTATCCGATCCGAAACTGAACGCTTTTTCCAGCCTGCGAGACTTGCCTCAACAATTAGAACACGCCCAACTGATCGGTAACCTGGATATGGAGCAGGGAGGCTTTACCTTGAAGCTGACCGCGAAGAACCCGGACGAAGCTGCGGAACTACAGGAGACCGTAAGCAAGTTGCTGGATAACGCGGTCAAGCTGGCAATCCAGATGGCTGAGCCTCCCAAAACGAATGATGCAGAAGAGACCGCGTATCGACAATACGTGGAACGGGTCAGCAAGACGCTGCGTGCCGCTTTGGAACCGAAGCTGGAGGGCAAACAAGTGACGCTAACCACGGTCGGCAAGCCAGGAACCTCTCCTCAGGTGATCTTTGCCAGCGGAACCGCTGTTCTGATGCCAGCCATCGCGGCGGCTCGGGCGTCCGCATTTCGATCCGGCTCGGTCAATAATATGAAGCAAATCCTGCTCGCGTTTCATAACTATTACGATACATTCGGCAAAATGCCCGCCAACAGCGTCGACGAAAATGGCAAACCGCTGCTTTCCTGGCGGGTTCATATCTTACCGTTCCTTGAACAACAGGCCCTTTACAACCAGTTTCATCTGGATGAACCGTGGGACAGCGAGCACAACCGGAAGTTGGCAGCCACAATTCCGCTGCAGTATGTGACTCCGTCGGATAGACAGGAACTCGTTGCCCAAGGCAAGACGCGTTATCAGCTTCCGCTCGGGGAAGGTTATCCGGCCAGCACCGGAAAGCGTTTGCGTTTCCAAGATATCACGGACGGAACCTCGAACACGATTGCCGTGGCGGAAGTCCCCGCCAGCGACGCGGTCATTTGGACACGGCCGGACGACTTCCATGTGAATGTGAATGCACCTCTCGAGTCGTTTCTTCCTGGTGACGCCGCAGGTTTCAACGCGGCCAGGTACGATGGAAGCGTCCAGTATATGTCGAAAAAAGACCTCACAGAGGTCATCTTGAAGGCCCTTTTAACCCACCAAGGAGGCGAGGTCGATAACTATTAG
- a CDS encoding DUF1501 domain-containing protein: MFNNSQAALQQTRRTFLGQGLAGLGSAALASMFAASQAHAAKNSASSAAAETTVVRPPHFAPKAKRVIVLCQAGGPSHLETFDEKPQLKQLDGQAMPESFTKGQPIAQLQGQQLKCYAPRFEFNRYGDSGQSIVSLFPKMGEIADDLCIINSMVTEQINHDPAHTFMNTGTSISGRPSMGSWVQYGLGCEADNLPGFVVLTSIGKGGQAQPIAARQWHSGFLPSRYQGVEFRSTGDPVLYVNSPPGVTKARQRDVYDAVNQMNQLRSGVLADPEIATRIAQYELAFKMQSSVPGLMDVSDEPQHVLDMYGTQGGDGTFAANCLLARRLAERGVRFIQLYHRGWDHHGGIDRGMKICASEVDQASAALVKDLKNRGMLEDTLVVWGGEFGRTPMAQGSGRDHHIKGFSIWMAGGGIKGGIAHGKTDELGYNSVEDVVHVHDFHATMLHLLGLDHERLTFRAQGRDFRLTDVSGNVVHNIIA, encoded by the coding sequence ATGTTTAACAATTCGCAGGCCGCTTTACAGCAGACGCGTCGCACGTTCCTCGGGCAAGGACTCGCGGGGCTTGGTTCGGCTGCGCTCGCTTCGATGTTCGCGGCGAGTCAGGCACATGCCGCGAAAAACTCCGCGAGTTCTGCCGCGGCGGAAACAACGGTGGTGCGACCTCCTCACTTCGCGCCGAAGGCCAAACGGGTCATTGTGCTGTGCCAAGCAGGTGGTCCTTCGCATCTCGAAACCTTCGACGAAAAACCACAACTGAAACAACTGGACGGGCAGGCGATGCCTGAATCGTTCACCAAGGGACAACCGATCGCACAGTTGCAAGGACAGCAATTGAAGTGCTATGCGCCGCGGTTCGAATTCAATCGCTATGGCGACTCAGGGCAATCGATCGTGTCGCTGTTTCCAAAAATGGGGGAAATCGCGGACGATTTGTGCATCATCAACTCGATGGTCACCGAGCAAATCAATCATGATCCGGCGCACACGTTCATGAACACCGGTACGTCCATTTCGGGACGCCCCTCAATGGGGTCTTGGGTGCAGTACGGACTTGGCTGCGAGGCCGATAATCTGCCGGGATTTGTGGTGCTTACTTCCATTGGAAAAGGTGGCCAGGCCCAGCCGATTGCTGCCCGGCAGTGGCATAGCGGTTTTCTCCCAAGCCGCTATCAAGGTGTTGAGTTCCGTTCGACGGGCGATCCTGTCTTATACGTGAACAGCCCGCCCGGGGTAACTAAGGCCCGGCAACGAGATGTTTACGATGCCGTCAATCAAATGAATCAGCTTCGTAGCGGTGTGCTCGCTGATCCTGAAATAGCAACGCGGATTGCCCAGTACGAACTAGCTTTCAAGATGCAATCGAGCGTCCCGGGGTTGATGGACGTATCGGACGAACCGCAGCACGTGCTCGACATGTACGGTACACAAGGTGGAGACGGTACGTTCGCGGCCAACTGTTTGCTGGCGCGCCGCTTGGCGGAGCGGGGTGTCCGGTTCATACAGCTTTATCATCGCGGTTGGGACCATCATGGTGGCATCGATCGAGGGATGAAGATTTGTGCATCCGAGGTCGATCAGGCATCGGCTGCCTTGGTGAAAGATCTTAAGAACCGAGGCATGTTGGAGGATACGCTGGTTGTTTGGGGCGGCGAATTTGGTCGCACGCCGATGGCCCAAGGAAGTGGTCGTGATCACCACATTAAAGGCTTTTCCATCTGGATGGCCGGTGGCGGCATTAAGGGGGGCATCGCCCACGGAAAAACGGACGAACTAGGCTACAACTCGGTCGAGGATGTCGTTCATGTCCATGATTTCCACGCCACGATGCTCCACCTCTTGGGCCTAGATCACGAGCGGCTGACGTTCCGGGCTCAGGGACGCGACTTTCGCTTGACCGATGTCAGTGGCAACGTCGTCCACAATATCATTGCCTAG
- a CDS encoding Hsp20/alpha crystallin family protein translates to MNESLTNSSPRGLFPWTQRGGVPNRQDEMEQLIQRFWNENGDGWNYFAMAPPVDIKETADMVTVRVDLPGVAANEVDIQLNGNQLTISGEKKEEKEDKGETYHRVERRSGRFSRTITMPCAVQQEQIEATMKDGTLNVVLPKSPQAMSRHIEVKSN, encoded by the coding sequence ATGAACGAATCATTGACAAATTCGTCGCCTCGGGGGCTGTTTCCGTGGACGCAAAGGGGAGGAGTTCCGAACCGGCAGGACGAGATGGAACAGCTGATTCAGAGATTCTGGAACGAAAATGGTGATGGCTGGAATTACTTCGCGATGGCACCCCCGGTCGATATCAAGGAAACGGCCGACATGGTTACCGTTCGAGTCGATCTTCCTGGCGTGGCGGCCAATGAAGTCGATATTCAGCTCAATGGCAATCAACTGACAATCAGCGGCGAAAAGAAGGAAGAGAAAGAGGATAAGGGAGAAACGTACCATCGTGTGGAACGACGTAGCGGCAGATTCTCGCGCACGATCACGATGCCATGTGCCGTCCAGCAAGAGCAGATCGAAGCAACGATGAAGGACGGAACATTGAATGTCGTGCTGCCCAAGTCGCCTCAAGCGATGTCGCGTCATATCGAGGTGAAGAGCAACTAG
- a CDS encoding carbon storage regulator, protein MLVLSRKPGQKIQIGNDVTLVVLGISGKTIRFGFEGPPEIPIHRSEVAERLAGVSAEAAPMLQQHESTAFVPVG, encoded by the coding sequence ATGTTGGTACTCAGCCGCAAGCCGGGACAGAAGATTCAGATCGGAAACGATGTGACTCTTGTCGTTCTCGGTATCTCCGGAAAAACGATTCGATTTGGCTTTGAAGGCCCACCGGAAATCCCAATTCACCGTTCGGAAGTTGCCGAACGCCTGGCTGGCGTGTCGGCGGAAGCCGCCCCAATGCTTCAACAGCACGAGTCGACCGCATTCGTTCCAGTTGGCTAG
- a CDS encoding RNA polymerase sigma factor, whose amino-acid sequence MSDSPRQQPGRPAGIARELAQLLDRYSGPLVLYARQLCSDPEDAVQIAFVKLAGQQPIPKDRAAWLYRVVRNEALMQSRGDRRRRDREQVFAETRSLWFEPESPASLDGAAAAEALKRLPQSQREIVVARIWGGLAFREIAQLLDMSQSSAHRAYQQAIENLQKALNEPCPNSTNQPT is encoded by the coding sequence TTGTCGGATTCACCAAGACAGCAACCAGGAAGGCCTGCGGGAATCGCCCGCGAGCTTGCGCAGTTGCTCGATCGGTATTCCGGACCTTTGGTGCTTTATGCCCGACAGCTTTGCTCCGATCCCGAAGACGCGGTACAGATTGCTTTTGTCAAACTGGCCGGCCAGCAGCCGATCCCTAAAGATCGCGCCGCTTGGTTATACCGTGTTGTTCGGAACGAGGCGTTAATGCAAAGCCGGGGTGATCGGCGTCGTCGAGACCGCGAACAGGTTTTCGCCGAAACAAGATCCCTGTGGTTTGAGCCGGAGTCGCCTGCCAGTTTAGACGGCGCCGCCGCTGCCGAGGCACTGAAACGTCTTCCGCAATCGCAGCGCGAAATCGTCGTCGCGCGAATTTGGGGAGGACTGGCCTTTCGCGAGATCGCCCAATTATTGGACATGTCGCAATCGTCGGCCCACCGAGCCTATCAGCAGGCCATCGAGAACTTACAAAAAGCATTGAACGAACCATGTCCGAATTCAACCAACCAGCCGACCTAG
- a CDS encoding PSD1 and planctomycete cytochrome C domain-containing protein yields MLRSILLLVLICGTSSVSKGAEVDYSRDIKPLLSNSCYTCHGPDEHTRKADLRLDVRKSAVRAAIAPGKPAESELLARIASTDPDRMMPPPKSHRPPLTEEEIDLVRQWIAEGAQFNEHWAYQPPSRPDVPADSPLQPIDHFVEEQLEEVGMTPAPKAEPRTLIRRLYFDLTGLPPTPEEVATFEADASEVAYQQNVDRLLASPHFGERMAIHWLDLVRYADSVGIHGDQEWSMSPYRDYVIKSFNENKPFDEFTKEQLAGDLIPDATLEQQVASGYNRLNMITAEGGAQAKEYLAKYAADRVRTTSTVWLGATMGCCECHDHKFDPFTTKEFYQFAAYFADLEERGVYNGSSRTGNWGPEVRVPTAEQAARQNELDQEIAEYESVLSTPTLELAEDQQQWEATLPDAPTWQVLSPLETKSSPEVVWKTLEDGSLLVGGSNPDKVTYELTFAGRDQKVTAVRLEVLPDDSLPAKGPGRAGNGNFVVNRFSLTIDNKDVKFSSVTATHEQGGWAIANLLGNDANKGWAVLPEIGKANEAVFELSEDLTITTDSKLKITMPQNHGSGHAIGRFRIAVIEAPRPVKAGQSPGVPAEIRQIVELPAEKRSEAQKEQLARYYRSIAPRLAQPRQQLASRQKERENLVNSMTTSLVSHSVEPRTMRVLPRGNWLDESGEVVDPHVPGFFGYEPEVEGRQSRVDLANWLIDPRNPLTARVFVNRLWQLTFGKGLVSTSDDFGSQGALPSHRKLLDWLAVEFVESGWDVKHIMRLIVSSDAYQRSSVRTLQQRESDPQNQWLAAQSHFRLSAEMIRDNALSASGLLVDKLGGESARPYQPAGYWSHLNFPRREYQADQGEGLYRRGLYTHWQRTYLHPSLGAFDAPTREECTARRTVSNTPLQALVLMNDPTYVEAARALAVRTLTEGGKTWEQQVNFATQAVLQRTATAEEQNILRSLYEKHQQQYSSEASASAALAGVGAYKVPDGVDAVELAAWTSVCRTLLNLHETINRY; encoded by the coding sequence ATGCTTCGTTCAATCCTTTTGCTCGTGCTGATTTGCGGAACGTCGTCTGTCAGCAAGGGAGCGGAAGTCGACTACTCTCGAGACATCAAACCACTGTTATCGAACAGCTGCTATACCTGCCACGGCCCGGACGAACATACCCGTAAGGCTGACCTGCGGCTTGATGTCCGAAAGTCTGCGGTTCGCGCGGCGATCGCACCAGGTAAGCCCGCAGAAAGCGAGCTGCTTGCCCGAATTGCCAGCACCGATCCGGATAGGATGATGCCTCCACCCAAGTCGCATCGTCCACCGCTTACCGAGGAAGAGATCGATCTCGTGCGACAATGGATCGCCGAAGGGGCTCAGTTTAACGAGCACTGGGCGTACCAGCCTCCTTCGCGACCTGATGTCCCTGCCGACTCGCCACTACAGCCGATCGACCACTTCGTTGAAGAACAGCTCGAAGAGGTTGGGATGACGCCAGCCCCTAAGGCCGAGCCACGAACGTTGATTCGCCGGCTTTATTTCGATTTAACTGGCTTGCCACCGACACCAGAAGAAGTCGCGACGTTCGAGGCCGATGCTTCGGAAGTAGCTTACCAGCAGAACGTTGATCGCTTGTTGGCGTCGCCTCATTTCGGTGAACGGATGGCGATTCACTGGCTCGATCTGGTTCGTTATGCCGATTCGGTCGGCATCCATGGCGACCAGGAATGGAGCATGTCTCCCTATCGCGACTACGTGATCAAGTCGTTCAACGAAAACAAGCCGTTTGACGAGTTTACGAAGGAGCAGCTGGCCGGTGATCTAATACCGGATGCCACCTTGGAGCAGCAAGTCGCCTCAGGCTACAACCGCTTGAACATGATCACCGCGGAAGGTGGCGCCCAGGCGAAAGAGTACCTGGCGAAATACGCGGCCGACCGAGTTCGAACAACCAGTACCGTTTGGCTCGGTGCGACGATGGGGTGCTGCGAATGCCACGACCACAAGTTCGATCCGTTCACGACTAAAGAGTTCTACCAGTTCGCGGCCTACTTCGCTGATTTGGAAGAACGTGGCGTCTACAACGGAAGTAGCCGAACTGGTAACTGGGGCCCGGAAGTTCGGGTCCCCACCGCCGAGCAAGCGGCCCGTCAGAACGAACTTGATCAAGAGATCGCAGAATATGAGTCGGTGCTTTCGACACCAACTCTGGAACTAGCGGAAGATCAACAGCAGTGGGAAGCGACCTTGCCCGATGCGCCCACCTGGCAGGTATTGTCTCCTTTAGAAACGAAGAGTTCGCCCGAGGTAGTTTGGAAAACCTTAGAAGATGGCTCGCTGCTGGTCGGCGGTAGCAATCCGGACAAAGTAACCTACGAGCTAACCTTTGCCGGCCGAGATCAGAAAGTTACTGCGGTACGTTTGGAAGTCTTACCAGATGATTCGCTGCCGGCGAAAGGCCCCGGTCGGGCTGGCAATGGAAACTTTGTCGTCAACCGATTCTCTCTGACAATCGACAACAAAGATGTCAAGTTTTCTAGCGTCACGGCCACACATGAACAGGGTGGCTGGGCCATCGCCAACTTGTTGGGGAACGATGCTAATAAAGGTTGGGCAGTTCTCCCTGAAATCGGGAAAGCGAATGAAGCGGTCTTTGAGTTATCGGAAGATTTGACGATCACAACCGACAGCAAGCTGAAGATCACGATGCCCCAGAATCATGGTAGCGGGCATGCCATCGGAAGGTTCCGAATTGCCGTGATCGAAGCCCCTAGACCCGTCAAAGCAGGACAATCGCCAGGCGTGCCGGCAGAAATACGCCAAATCGTCGAGCTACCTGCAGAAAAACGAAGTGAAGCTCAGAAGGAGCAACTCGCCAGATATTATCGATCCATCGCTCCGCGACTAGCTCAACCTCGCCAGCAATTGGCCTCGCGGCAGAAGGAGCGAGAGAACCTCGTCAACTCGATGACGACTTCCCTGGTTTCCCACTCGGTCGAGCCACGAACGATGCGAGTCTTGCCGCGCGGTAATTGGCTAGACGAGAGTGGCGAAGTGGTCGATCCGCATGTCCCTGGATTCTTCGGCTACGAGCCTGAGGTCGAAGGGCGGCAATCACGTGTCGATCTTGCCAATTGGCTGATCGATCCTCGCAACCCACTCACGGCTCGCGTTTTTGTCAATCGATTATGGCAATTGACCTTCGGCAAAGGATTGGTATCGACATCAGACGATTTCGGATCGCAAGGGGCGCTTCCCTCGCACCGCAAGCTACTCGACTGGCTAGCTGTGGAGTTCGTGGAAAGTGGTTGGGATGTCAAGCACATCATGAGGCTGATCGTGTCGTCAGACGCCTATCAGCGTTCCTCTGTTCGCACGTTGCAGCAGCGCGAGAGCGACCCGCAAAACCAGTGGTTAGCCGCCCAATCCCATTTTCGTCTATCCGCGGAAATGATTCGGGACAATGCCTTATCCGCCAGCGGACTCCTGGTCGATAAGCTCGGCGGTGAGAGTGCCCGCCCCTATCAGCCGGCCGGCTATTGGTCGCATCTTAATTTCCCTCGTCGTGAGTATCAGGCCGATCAAGGAGAAGGGCTGTATCGCCGCGGTTTGTATACGCACTGGCAGCGAACCTATCTACACCCGAGCTTGGGGGCGTTCGACGCGCCAACACGCGAAGAATGCACAGCCCGCCGCACCGTCTCCAATACACCTCTGCAAGCCCTCGTCCTGATGAACGACCCGACGTACGTCGAGGCGGCAAGAGCGTTGGCAGTTCGCACATTGACCGAAGGAGGAAAAACGTGGGAACAACAAGTCAATTTTGCCACACAGGCGGTTTTGCAACGAACGGCAACTGCAGAGGAACAGAACATCTTGCGCAGTCTCTACGAGAAGCACCAGCAACAGTATTCAAGCGAGGCCAGCGCAAGTGCCGCACTGGCAGGCGTGGGAGCTTATAAGGTTCCTGATGGCGTCGATGCGGTTGAGCTGGCCGCGTGGACTTCGGTCTGCCGAACGCTGTTGAACCTGCACGAAACGATCAATCGATACTAA
- a CDS encoding galactitol-1-phosphate 5-dehydrogenase yields the protein MKALLLSKYKELSVTDFDKPEIGPNDVLVQVRACGICGSDIHGYDGSTGRRIPPLVMGHEAAGVVSEVGSNVKDLQAGDHVTFDSTVSCGECFYCRKGKINLCDNRMVLGVSCGEYRRHGAFAEYVSVPQHICYKLPKDLPFERAAMIEAVSVAVHAANRTPVELGDTAVVVGSGMIGLLAIQAIKLAGCAHVIAVDLDAGRLEKAKALGADYTLKADEVDVPAEVKKLTGGRGADVALEVVGATATIKTAIESVRKGGSITLVGNLAPNVEMPLQAIVTRELSVYGTCASSGEYPACIDLLASESIKVDDMITATASLEEGVEWFARLYGGEPGAMKVIIDPTR from the coding sequence ATGAAAGCACTGCTGCTAAGCAAGTACAAAGAACTGAGCGTCACCGATTTCGACAAGCCTGAGATCGGCCCTAACGATGTTCTAGTCCAAGTTCGGGCCTGCGGGATTTGCGGTAGCGATATCCATGGCTATGACGGCAGCACAGGACGCCGCATTCCGCCGCTCGTCATGGGGCACGAAGCCGCTGGTGTGGTTTCGGAGGTGGGCAGTAACGTGAAGGATCTGCAAGCAGGCGATCATGTTACGTTTGACTCAACCGTTTCCTGTGGCGAGTGCTTCTATTGCCGCAAAGGTAAGATCAACCTGTGCGATAATCGCATGGTATTGGGGGTTTCGTGTGGCGAATATCGCCGGCACGGAGCGTTCGCTGAATATGTCTCGGTGCCACAGCATATATGCTACAAGCTGCCAAAGGATCTGCCCTTCGAGCGTGCGGCCATGATCGAAGCGGTCTCGGTTGCGGTTCACGCCGCAAACCGAACACCCGTCGAACTGGGCGATACGGCTGTGGTTGTGGGAAGTGGCATGATTGGTTTGCTGGCGATCCAAGCGATTAAGCTGGCCGGTTGTGCCCACGTGATTGCGGTCGACCTGGACGCAGGCCGATTGGAGAAAGCGAAAGCCTTGGGGGCTGACTACACGCTGAAAGCGGACGAAGTCGACGTGCCAGCTGAAGTCAAAAAGCTGACTGGTGGCCGAGGGGCTGACGTCGCGCTGGAAGTGGTTGGAGCGACCGCGACCATCAAGACGGCGATCGAAAGTGTTCGCAAGGGTGGTTCGATCACTTTGGTGGGCAACCTGGCCCCCAACGTCGAGATGCCGCTGCAAGCCATCGTCACTCGCGAACTGTCAGTCTACGGTACCTGCGCGTCGAGTGGTGAATATCCAGCTTGTATCGACCTGTTGGCCAGCGAATCGATAAAGGTCGACGACATGATCACCGCAACCGCGTCGTTGGAAGAAGGCGTTGAATGGTTCGCCCGCTTATACGGCGGCGAACCAGGTGCGATGAAAGTGATCATCGACCCTACCCGTTAA
- a CDS encoding DUF2179 domain-containing protein: MEWIAQLPIWVVFLLVFSVRIVDVSIGTLRTISVVQGRMALSVCLGFFEVLIWIAALSQVMVGVSDNPILMVAYAVGFAVGNAVGIRLERALALGAVVVRLITSLTDEDTDVVHALRHAGFRVTTFEGEGHDGPVNLIYVRCQRRQLSSLLKIVKKLRPKIFYTVEPVQEQSERMAEALPHSTGWRSAFKMK; encoded by the coding sequence ATGGAGTGGATTGCACAGCTCCCAATTTGGGTTGTCTTTTTGTTAGTTTTTTCAGTCCGAATCGTCGATGTTTCGATCGGCACACTGCGGACGATTTCGGTCGTTCAAGGGCGGATGGCTCTCTCGGTCTGCCTCGGTTTCTTTGAGGTGCTGATCTGGATTGCCGCTCTGTCGCAGGTCATGGTCGGTGTCTCCGATAACCCAATCTTAATGGTCGCCTACGCTGTTGGTTTCGCTGTTGGTAACGCGGTTGGCATTCGCCTGGAACGGGCACTTGCGTTGGGAGCCGTCGTCGTGCGCCTGATTACCTCGCTGACCGACGAAGATACAGATGTCGTGCATGCACTGCGTCATGCAGGCTTCCGGGTCACCACATTCGAGGGAGAAGGTCATGATGGCCCGGTCAATTTGATTTATGTCCGTTGCCAACGCCGCCAACTTTCTTCCTTGCTCAAGATTGTGAAGAAGCTTCGTCCGAAGATCTTCTACACCGTGGAACCAGTCCAGGAGCAAAGCGAACGCATGGCAGAAGCGCTTCCCCACAGCACCGGGTGGCGATCCGCATTTAAGATGAAATGA
- a CDS encoding BON domain-containing protein — protein sequence MVNNLKQIPSPKRMRREDVIRTVRRRIDNCRHGFMFRKVTAEFEQGKLILSGCVPTFYLKQNLQELLRDVPHVNRLVNEVDVINSTGLSSVRSSESRC from the coding sequence ATGGTCAACAATCTGAAACAGATTCCTTCACCAAAGCGGATGCGTCGGGAAGACGTAATACGCACCGTACGACGTCGGATCGACAACTGCCGACATGGTTTTATGTTTCGCAAGGTGACTGCCGAATTCGAGCAAGGGAAACTCATCTTGAGTGGATGCGTTCCGACCTTCTACTTGAAGCAGAACCTCCAAGAACTACTACGAGATGTTCCCCATGTTAATCGTCTGGTTAACGAAGTCGATGTTATCAATTCGACCGGGCTAAGTAGCGTCCGTTCGAGCGAGAGCCGCTGCTAA